The Aphelocoma coerulescens isolate FSJ_1873_10779 chromosome 2, UR_Acoe_1.0, whole genome shotgun sequence genome contains a region encoding:
- the LOC138106610 gene encoding C-C chemokine receptor type 8-like gives MEQNLTYLLGSGGSEDMLVSYTSPTPNSSAAYDYAFDYSELHIICHPENVPAFAPTLFPVLYSLLFVTGLMGNALVVWILTVCMKIKTMTDVYLLNLTVSDLLLVFSLPFLVQYSIMSQWIFGNALCKIISSIYFIGFYSNVFFITIMSIDRYLAIVHSLHVQGIRTTALGVITSLAIWAVAILASMTDLIFFEEVNDNDQIKCLRHYPDGNYDWKTFSNFEVNILGWLIPVGVLIFCYHSILKYLQKCHTKSKYKAIKLVFIVVIVFFLSWTPVNIVLFLDSLRNMSIINDCQTGQRLDLAMELTEALSLVHCCLNPVIYAFVGEKFKKHLCEAFKKSACFLSNCKDYRAFSGHSLDRHSSLHTKSSQLSFVGTVL, from the exons ATGGAGCAGAATTTGACATACCTGCTGGGCAGTGGTGGCTCTGAGGACATGTTG GTGAGTTACACATCACCAACACCTAACTCCTCTGCAGCCTATGACTATGCCTTCGACTACTCAGAACTACACATCATCTGTCATCCTGAAAATGTTCCAGCATTTGCACCTACCTTATTTCCAGTGCTGTACTCCCTACTGTTTGTGACAGGCTTGATGGGAAATGCTTTGGTTGTTTGGATTCTGACAGTCTGCATGAAAATCAAGACCATGACTGACGTGTATCTGCTGAATCTGACAGTCTCCGACCTCCTCTTGGTATTCTCCCTGCCTTTCTTGGTTCAGTACTCCATCATGAGCCAGTGGATTTTTGGAAATGCACTGTGTAAAATCATCAGCTCAATTTACTTCATTGGTTTCTACAGCAATGTCTTCTTCATAACCATCATGAGCATCGACAGGTACTTGGCCATAGTCCACTCTCTCCATGTTCAAGGGATTCGGACAACTGCCCTTGGGGTTATCACCAGTCTGGCCATTTGGGCAGTTGCCATTTTAGCATCAATGACAGACTTAATATTTTTCGAGGAAGTGAATGACAATGACCAGATTAAGTGTCTCCGTCACTATCCTGATGGCAACTATGACTGGAAGACTTTCAGTAATTTTGAAGTCAACATCCTCGGGTGGCTAATCCCTGTTGGTGTTCTCATTTTCTGCTACCACAGCATCTTGAAATACCTGCAGAAGTGCCATACCAAGAGCAAGTACAAAGCAATAAAACTGGTTTTTATTGTTGTCATTGTGTTCTTCCTCTCCTGGACCCCCGTCAACATTGTGCTTTTTTTGGACTCTCTGAGGAACATGTCCATCATCAACGACTGCCAGACAGGCCAAAGGCTAGACCTAGCCATGGAGCTGACTGAGGCACTCTCCTTGGTCCATTGCTGCCTCAACCCAGTCATCTACGCTTTTGTGGGTGAGAAGTTCAAGAAGCATCTCTGTGAAGCTTTCAAAAAATCTGCATGTTTTCTGTCAAACTGCAAAGACTACAGGGCTTTCAGTGGGCACAGCCTGGACAGGCACTCCTCTCTGCACACAAAGTCCTCACAGTTGTCTTTTGTTGGTACTGTCTTGTAG